One genomic region from Thermoleptolyngbya sichuanensis A183 encodes:
- a CDS encoding M16 family metallopeptidase: MTTLLSTQTAQFLAQRYTLENGLTIIHQQVPTPVVTVDVWVRAGAIAEPEPWAGVAHFLEHMIFKGTEQLPPGYFDYVIENYGGVTNAATSHDYAHFFINTTAESLPDTLPCLAELLLRAAIPDEEFERERDVVLEELRQSEDDPDWLGFQALSETVYQTHPYGRSVLGDVERLMALRPEEMRSFHRAHYQPERMTVVIVGNIDAAYAIDLARQAFSDFAPAVEFPTIPIEAEPPLAGIRRQHLRLPRLETARLMMAWVGPGVDQLQSAYGLDVLSVLLAGGRTSRLVRELREERQLVHDIGSSFSLQRDSSLFTITAWLEPEYLDVVEAIVGDRLSALSAAPIPDAELNRVKRLLCNDYAFSTETSSQLAGLYGYYNTIAQAELSVTYPDRIQSLQVEDLHRLASQHLSPCHYAVTTLRPIEA; encoded by the coding sequence TTGACTACACTTCTTTCGACCCAGACAGCCCAGTTTCTTGCCCAGCGCTACACCCTGGAAAATGGGCTAACGATTATTCATCAACAGGTTCCCACGCCCGTTGTCACGGTAGACGTGTGGGTGCGGGCGGGGGCGATCGCCGAACCAGAGCCTTGGGCTGGCGTGGCCCATTTCCTGGAACACATGATCTTCAAGGGAACCGAGCAACTGCCGCCGGGATACTTCGATTACGTGATCGAAAACTATGGCGGCGTGACCAACGCGGCAACAAGCCACGACTACGCCCACTTCTTCATCAACACCACAGCCGAATCCCTGCCCGACACGCTGCCCTGTCTGGCAGAACTGCTGCTGCGGGCGGCGATTCCCGATGAAGAGTTTGAGCGGGAGCGGGATGTGGTGCTGGAGGAACTGCGTCAGTCGGAAGACGATCCGGACTGGCTGGGGTTTCAAGCGCTGTCGGAAACGGTCTACCAGACCCATCCCTACGGGCGATCGGTGCTGGGCGATGTGGAACGGCTGATGGCGCTACGCCCAGAGGAAATGCGGTCGTTTCATCGCGCCCACTACCAGCCAGAGCGAATGACCGTGGTCATTGTGGGCAATATCGATGCGGCCTATGCCATTGATCTGGCGCGTCAGGCTTTTTCAGACTTTGCCCCAGCGGTGGAGTTTCCCACCATTCCGATCGAGGCAGAGCCGCCGCTGGCAGGTATCCGACGGCAACACCTGCGGCTGCCCCGGCTGGAAACGGCGCGGCTGATGATGGCCTGGGTGGGCCCTGGGGTGGATCAACTCCAAAGTGCCTATGGGCTGGATGTGCTGTCGGTGCTGCTGGCGGGTGGGCGCACGTCGCGTCTGGTGCGAGAACTGCGGGAAGAGCGGCAGTTGGTTCATGACATTGGCAGCAGCTTTTCGCTCCAGCGAGATTCCAGCCTGTTTACGATCACGGCCTGGTTGGAGCCAGAGTATTTGGACGTGGTGGAAGCGATTGTGGGCGATCGCCTCTCGGCCCTCAGCGCTGCGCCCATTCCCGACGCAGAGCTAAACCGAGTGAAGCGGCTCTTGTGCAACGATTACGCTTTTTCCACCGAAACCTCCAGCCAGCTTGCCGGCCTCTACGGCTACTACAACACCATCGCCCAGGCCGAGCTATCCGTCACCTATCCCGATCGCATCCAGAGTCTCCAGGTCGAAGACCTGCACCGTCTTGCCAGTCAGCATCTCTCGCCCTGCCACTATGCCGTGACGACGCTGCGGCCCATTGAGGCTTGA
- a CDS encoding M16 family metallopeptidase, whose translation MSNSTLQPAALPLHRTVLSNGLVVLTTENSAADIVAARLFVRVGSRYEVPEQSGISHLLTSVLTKGTTHKSSMQIAEQIESVGASLGTDSSPDYCLLSLKTVSRDFADMLILAAELLRSPSFPESEVELEQRLTLQGIRSMQEQPFAVAQKQLRQAMYGDHPYALPGLGTEETVSKLSRADLLRYHQTHFRPDNLVISITGRITPDEAIALVSEAFGDWQPPTDDTGAPLPLLYPPTPSVLSNPHRVATVQETQQAIVMLGYLAPAVHVEDYMALKLISTYLGNGLSSRLFVELREKQGLAYEVSAYYPTRLDTSQFIAYMGTAPSNVAIALDGLHREVHRLAAEPLSEDELQSAKNKLLGQYALGKQTNAQIAQIYGWYETLGLGIDFDTQFQAAIAQITPDQAQAAAQRYFIEPYVSLVGPASAVG comes from the coding sequence ATGTCCAACTCCACCCTCCAACCCGCAGCGCTCCCCCTCCACCGGACGGTTCTCAGTAACGGTCTGGTCGTGCTGACGACGGAGAATTCGGCGGCTGATATTGTGGCGGCGCGGCTGTTTGTGCGGGTGGGCAGCCGCTACGAAGTGCCAGAGCAGTCGGGCATTTCGCACCTGCTGACTTCGGTTCTGACGAAGGGCACCACGCACAAGTCTTCGATGCAGATTGCGGAACAAATCGAGTCGGTGGGTGCAAGCCTGGGCACGGATTCATCGCCAGATTATTGCCTGCTGAGCCTGAAAACGGTGTCGCGGGATTTTGCCGACATGCTGATACTGGCGGCAGAATTGCTGCGATCGCCCTCTTTTCCCGAATCCGAAGTGGAGCTAGAGCAACGGCTGACCCTCCAGGGCATCCGCTCCATGCAGGAACAGCCCTTTGCGGTGGCGCAAAAGCAACTCCGGCAGGCAATGTATGGCGACCATCCCTACGCGCTACCGGGGCTGGGCACAGAGGAAACCGTGTCGAAACTCAGCCGCGCCGATCTGCTGCGCTATCACCAAACCCACTTTCGCCCCGATAATCTTGTCATCAGCATTACGGGACGAATTACCCCTGATGAGGCGATCGCCCTGGTGTCCGAAGCCTTTGGCGACTGGCAGCCACCGACGGATGACACTGGCGCACCCCTGCCGCTGCTGTATCCACCCACGCCGTCCGTCCTATCCAACCCGCACCGCGTGGCGACGGTGCAAGAGACACAGCAGGCAATCGTCATGCTGGGCTACCTGGCCCCGGCAGTTCATGTAGAAGACTATATGGCGCTGAAACTGATCAGCACCTATTTGGGCAACGGGCTGTCGAGCCGCCTGTTTGTGGAACTGCGCGAAAAGCAGGGCCTCGCCTACGAAGTGTCAGCCTACTATCCCACCCGGCTGGATACGTCCCAGTTCATCGCCTACATGGGCACGGCTCCGAGCAACGTGGCGATCGCCCTCGATGGACTGCACCGCGAAGTGCATCGCCTCGCCGCCGAACCCCTCAGCGAAGACGAACTGCAATCTGCCAAAAACAAGCTGCTGGGCCAATACGCCCTCGGCAAACAGACCAACGCCCAAATCGCCCAAATCTATGGCTGGTACGAAACGCTGGGGCTGGGCATTGACTTTGACACCCAGTTTCAAGCGGCGATCGCCCAGATTACGCCAGACCAGGCCCAGGCTGCTGCCCAGCGCTACTTTATAGAGCCGTACGTATCACTAGTGGGCCCAGCGAGTGCAGTGGGGTAA
- a CDS encoding response regulator, whose translation MDIALPELEHISRQLASLERPKKPKMLVVDDEPDNLDLLYRTFRRDFNVLRAESGVMALEVLAAEGEVAVIISDQRMPEMKGTEFLSKTVPQFPDTMRIILTGFTDVEDLVDAINSGQVYKYITKPWDPNELKAVVQRAVETYDVQKHRTEELRRAQSQTILLGTLVKVTQEATGLEQALEAIAKTFGETYEADGCTLQLVEAGKPGTLQGNYGTALPSLGDDPVVQEAIATQKPQVKVNESAEEGVLAHLVLPVLFQSASIAVLSLRWGKPFSLQEDELLRLYLAAQQIALALTCVRFGQDWRVAA comes from the coding sequence ATGGACATTGCACTGCCGGAATTAGAACACATTAGTCGCCAGTTGGCCAGCTTGGAGCGGCCCAAGAAGCCCAAAATGCTGGTGGTCGATGATGAGCCAGATAATTTGGATTTGCTCTATCGCACGTTCCGGCGCGACTTTAACGTGCTGCGTGCAGAAAGCGGCGTGATGGCGCTGGAGGTGCTGGCTGCTGAGGGCGAAGTCGCGGTCATCATTTCCGACCAGCGGATGCCCGAAATGAAGGGCACTGAGTTCCTCAGCAAGACCGTCCCCCAGTTTCCCGACACAATGCGGATTATCCTGACCGGGTTTACCGATGTGGAAGACCTGGTGGACGCGATCAACTCTGGGCAGGTTTATAAATACATCACCAAGCCCTGGGACCCCAATGAGCTAAAAGCCGTGGTGCAGCGGGCGGTGGAAACCTATGACGTGCAAAAACATCGCACGGAAGAACTGCGCCGCGCCCAGTCGCAGACAATCCTGCTGGGAACGCTGGTCAAGGTGACTCAGGAGGCGACCGGGCTGGAGCAAGCGCTGGAGGCGATCGCCAAGACCTTTGGGGAAACCTATGAGGCTGATGGCTGCACGCTACAGTTGGTGGAAGCGGGCAAACCCGGCACGCTGCAAGGCAACTATGGCACTGCGCTGCCGTCCCTGGGCGATGACCCGGTAGTGCAAGAGGCGATCGCCACCCAGAAGCCCCAGGTGAAGGTCAATGAAAGCGCTGAAGAGGGCGTATTGGCTCATCTGGTGCTGCCCGTGCTGTTCCAAAGTGCCAGCATTGCCGTGCTGTCTCTCCGCTGGGGCAAGCCCTTCTCGCTGCAAGAAGACGAACTGCTGCGTTTGTACCTAGCGGCTCAGCAAATTGCGCTGGCGCTCACCTGTGTGCGGTTTGGGCAAGACTGGCGGGTGGCCGCGTGA
- a CDS encoding class I SAM-dependent rRNA methyltransferase — MVSLPRIILRDHKADAVRRFHPWIFSGAIKRIEPEAQEGDWVEVYSDRGEFLAAGFFGAGSIAVKVVSFQPVESLDVLFLQRFQQAYALRKQLGLAAGGSRRDRFVNRPDANPDATSHANPNANPNPTNCYRLINSEGDGLPGLIVDWYHGVAVVLTYSLGMAQQRDRIVECLKTLYGSDLRAVYDKSAAVLHGGKSQPTNQYLFGEANLGEKRLGEVLENGHRFAVDWEEGQKTGFFLDQRDNRQLLSQHVAGKKVLNTFCYSGGFSVYALQAGAAVAHSVDSSAKAIAWTEQNVSLNPATPGTHQSYTADVFNFLKDCDDDYDVIILDPPAFAKSLSARHQATLAYRRLNYLALLKIRPGGLIFTFSCSQVVSLDNFKGAVTAGAIDAGRPVRLLGHLSQPADHPTSLYHPEGQYLKGLVLEAG; from the coding sequence ATGGTATCGCTTCCTCGCATTATTCTTCGAGATCATAAAGCCGATGCCGTGCGGCGCTTCCATCCCTGGATCTTTTCGGGGGCAATTAAGCGCATCGAGCCGGAGGCTCAAGAGGGAGATTGGGTCGAGGTGTACAGCGATCGCGGCGAGTTTTTGGCGGCGGGCTTTTTCGGCGCAGGCAGCATTGCGGTCAAAGTCGTTTCGTTTCAGCCCGTTGAGTCGCTAGACGTGCTGTTTCTGCAACGATTTCAGCAGGCCTATGCGCTGCGAAAACAGTTAGGACTGGCGGCGGGCGGTTCCCGTAGGGATCGCTTTGTGAATCGCCCCGATGCCAACCCCGATGCTACCTCCCATGCCAACCCCAATGCCAACCCCAATCCCACCAACTGCTACCGTCTGATCAATTCCGAAGGCGATGGGCTGCCGGGGCTGATTGTGGACTGGTATCACGGCGTGGCAGTGGTGCTGACCTATTCTTTGGGCATGGCCCAGCAGCGCGATCGCATTGTGGAGTGCCTGAAAACGCTCTACGGTTCTGACCTGCGGGCAGTGTATGACAAAAGCGCGGCCGTGCTGCACGGGGGCAAGTCTCAGCCCACCAATCAATACCTGTTTGGCGAAGCAAACCTGGGCGAAAAGCGGCTAGGCGAGGTGCTGGAAAATGGGCATCGCTTTGCGGTGGACTGGGAAGAAGGGCAGAAAACGGGGTTTTTTCTGGATCAGCGCGACAATCGCCAACTGCTGTCGCAGCACGTCGCCGGAAAGAAGGTGCTGAATACGTTTTGCTATTCCGGCGGCTTTTCAGTCTATGCCCTGCAAGCAGGTGCGGCGGTGGCGCATTCGGTGGATAGTTCCGCAAAGGCGATCGCCTGGACAGAGCAAAATGTCTCGTTGAATCCGGCAACCCCAGGCACTCACCAGTCCTACACAGCCGATGTGTTCAACTTTTTGAAAGACTGCGACGATGACTACGACGTGATCATCCTCGACCCGCCCGCCTTCGCCAAATCCCTCTCCGCCCGCCACCAGGCCACCCTGGCCTACCGCCGCCTCAACTATCTCGCCCTCCTCAAAATTCGCCCCGGCGGTCTGATCTTTACCTTTTCTTGCTCCCAGGTCGTCTCACTCGACAATTTCAAAGGAGCCGTCACCGCCGGGGCAATCGATGCAGGCCGCCCCGTGCGACTGCTCGGCCACCTCAGCCAGCCCGCCGACCACCCCACCAGCCTCTACCACCCGGAAGGGCAATATTTGAAAGGGCTAGTTTTGGAAGCGGGATAA
- a CDS encoding Uma2 family endonuclease, with product MQRGVEPDRAYYLQNEPLIRQNAQVQLPDDPPPDLVVEIEYSSAALNKLPIYAALGVLEVWRYDGRSLFVYALTASAYEETDLSPAFAPIPVKDIPNFLQRASTLGEIEMVRQFRAWVRQQVDMA from the coding sequence TTGCAGCGGGGTGTGGAGCCAGACAGGGCCTACTATCTTCAAAACGAGCCGCTGATTCGGCAAAATGCCCAAGTTCAACTGCCCGACGATCCGCCGCCCGATTTAGTGGTGGAGATTGAGTATTCCAGCGCGGCGCTCAACAAGCTGCCCATTTATGCGGCGCTGGGTGTGCTGGAGGTGTGGCGCTATGATGGGCGATCGCTCTTCGTCTACGCACTGACAGCCAGCGCCTACGAAGAAACCGACCTCAGCCCAGCGTTTGCGCCAATTCCTGTAAAAGATATTCCCAACTTTTTGCAACGGGCATCTACGCTCGGAGAAATCGAAATGGTCAGACAATTTCGCGCATGGGTGCGACAACAGGTCGATATGGCGTGA
- a CDS encoding cation:proton antiporter gives MLPSLLWTLLIGFFAGQLARRLKLPALVGMVLAGIVLGPQATQTLAPELLESAGVLRTIAVMVILMKAGLGLDREKLAQQGAVALRLGFLPATCEAVAIALASIWLLGFDFATGLLLGCIIGAESPAVIVPGMLRLKSLGWGVQKGIPDAILTGSALSDVLLLLVFSLLLAFLSQGAAAGLTLPGGLTLTPLQLLPLQLILQIALGVLLGWLTAQLLVFLLAKQNWTQNAVQDALVAAGFALLLVVLAEEYPLFSGYLAVMSLGFFLIELDAPLARRLRGGFDALWGVAEIFLFVLLGASIQLNVLGNTLGVGLAILAIGTLIGRMVGWYLSTLGSNWNWKERLFLLPANSAKATVQAAIGAIPLSQSIAGGEAILAIAALSILVTAPLGAWAIPTFAPRLLEKGDVDPTKVAIARPITLLAAVDTSPLAPAVLRKAAELARRADASVIVLHVVQVNDPASIQRLQAQTETLLADIRHRFVTTIGPAPEEIVRVAQEFRVDEIVMGKRSDRVSVAEQDRAWQAGFVGSVSQSVLETAAIPIVIVDGETV, from the coding sequence ATGCTACCAAGCCTCCTCTGGACTCTCCTCATCGGCTTCTTTGCTGGACAACTGGCACGACGGCTGAAACTGCCCGCCCTCGTCGGTATGGTGCTGGCAGGCATCGTGCTGGGGCCCCAGGCGACGCAGACCCTTGCGCCAGAGCTACTGGAGTCAGCAGGTGTGTTGCGGACGATCGCCGTCATGGTCATCCTGATGAAGGCCGGGCTGGGGCTAGATCGAGAAAAACTGGCACAACAGGGGGCTGTGGCGCTGCGGCTAGGCTTTTTGCCTGCAACCTGCGAGGCGGTGGCGATCGCCCTTGCCTCCATTTGGCTGCTGGGGTTTGACTTTGCCACGGGGCTGCTCCTGGGCTGTATCATCGGCGCAGAGTCGCCCGCCGTCATCGTACCCGGAATGCTGCGGCTAAAAAGTCTCGGCTGGGGCGTACAAAAGGGCATTCCCGATGCAATTTTGACGGGGAGTGCCCTGTCGGATGTGCTGCTGCTGCTGGTGTTTAGCCTGCTGCTGGCATTTCTCTCCCAGGGCGCGGCGGCGGGGTTGACCCTCCCCGGCGGTCTCACGCTCACCCCCCTGCAACTGCTGCCGCTGCAACTGATCTTGCAAATTGCGCTGGGGGTGCTGCTGGGCTGGCTGACGGCGCAGTTACTGGTCTTTCTGCTGGCGAAGCAAAACTGGACGCAAAACGCTGTACAAGATGCGCTGGTGGCGGCAGGGTTTGCGCTGCTGCTGGTGGTGCTGGCAGAGGAATATCCCCTGTTTTCGGGCTATCTGGCGGTGATGTCGCTGGGGTTTTTCCTGATCGAACTGGATGCTCCCCTGGCGCGGCGGCTGCGAGGTGGGTTTGATGCGCTGTGGGGCGTGGCGGAGATTTTTCTGTTTGTGCTGCTGGGGGCTAGCATTCAGCTTAATGTGTTGGGCAACACGCTGGGCGTGGGGCTGGCGATTCTGGCGATCGGCACGCTGATTGGGCGAATGGTGGGCTGGTATCTGTCTACGCTGGGCAGTAATTGGAACTGGAAGGAACGGCTGTTTCTGCTGCCTGCGAACTCGGCCAAGGCGACGGTGCAGGCGGCGATCGGCGCAATTCCGCTGTCTCAGAGCATCGCAGGTGGAGAGGCAATTCTGGCGATCGCCGCGCTTTCTATCCTGGTCACAGCACCCCTGGGAGCCTGGGCCATCCCCACGTTTGCACCCCGACTGCTGGAAAAGGGCGACGTAGACCCGACCAAAGTGGCGATCGCCCGTCCTATTACCCTCCTGGCCGCCGTCGATACCTCGCCCCTCGCCCCCGCCGTCCTCCGCAAAGCCGCCGAACTGGCCCGCCGCGCTGATGCTAGCGTCATTGTGCTGCACGTTGTTCAGGTCAACGACCCCGCCAGCATCCAGCGCCTGCAAGCCCAAACCGAAACGCTCCTCGCCGATATCCGCCACCGCTTTGTCACCACGATCGGCCCCGCCCCAGAGGAAATCGTGCGCGTCGCTCAGGAGTTTCGAGTAGATGAGATTGTTATGGGCAAACGGAGCGATCGCGTTAGCGTTGCGGAGCAAGATCGCGCTTGGCAGGCTGGCTTCGTCGGCTCCGTATCCCAATCCGTCCTGGAAACCGCCGCGATTCCCATCGTGATTGTGGATGGCGAAACTGTGTAA
- the folB gene encoding dihydroneopterin aldolase has product MADCIYLTGLRAFGYSGYLEAEQVLGQWFQVDLTLWVDLSKAAESDRLEDTYDYRNNVATVLQLIRTERFRLIERLAGAIAQIMLSSGQVEQVTVRLTKVNPPIPDFTGQVAVEITRSRN; this is encoded by the coding sequence ATGGCAGATTGCATTTATTTAACCGGGCTGCGGGCCTTTGGCTATTCAGGCTATCTGGAAGCAGAGCAGGTCTTGGGGCAATGGTTTCAGGTGGACTTGACCCTGTGGGTTGATCTGTCCAAAGCAGCAGAGAGCGATCGCCTCGAAGACACCTACGACTACCGCAACAATGTGGCCACCGTTCTCCAACTCATTCGCACCGAACGGTTTCGCCTGATCGAGCGACTGGCCGGGGCGATCGCCCAAATCATGCTCTCCAGCGGCCAGGTCGAACAAGTCACCGTGCGCCTGACCAAGGTCAACCCACCGATTCCCGACTTTACAGGACAGGTCGCGGTAGAAATCACGCGGAGTAGAAACTAG
- the psbP gene encoding photosystem II reaction center PsbP has translation MLKRWIVTVLIAIGLTMQGCTSVTAALDRYVDSTEGYEFLYLNSWVPVTVKDGPQLVLHDLIESTENVSVIISPVPDDKTLEDLGSPSEVGYKLWKNALQPNPAGRRAELISAESHEVNGQTYYLLEFAVDAPDLQRHNLASVAVKRGKLYTFNLSTTGRRWAQAEKTFRTIVESFSVS, from the coding sequence ATGCTAAAGCGATGGATTGTCACGGTGCTGATCGCGATTGGTCTGACGATGCAGGGCTGCACGTCCGTCACGGCGGCGCTCGATCGCTATGTAGACAGCACCGAGGGCTATGAGTTTCTCTATCTCAACAGTTGGGTGCCCGTCACGGTGAAGGACGGCCCCCAGCTCGTGCTGCATGACCTGATCGAAAGCACCGAAAATGTCAGCGTGATCATCAGCCCCGTGCCCGACGACAAAACGCTGGAAGACCTGGGCAGCCCCAGCGAGGTGGGCTATAAGCTGTGGAAAAACGCGCTGCAACCCAACCCGGCCGGGCGACGGGCGGAGCTAATCAGCGCCGAATCCCATGAAGTCAACGGGCAAACCTATTATTTGCTGGAATTTGCCGTGGATGCGCCCGATCTCCAGCGTCACAACCTAGCGAGTGTCGCTGTAAAGCGAGGCAAACTGTATACTTTCAACCTATCCACCACAGGGCGGCGCTGGGCCCAGGCCGAGAAGACGTTTCGGACGATTGTGGAGTCATTTTCGGTGAGCTAG
- a CDS encoding serine/threonine-protein kinase, whose product MMASSTTPLNAARSSRQLLTQPGQLCQNSQLFRDRYQVLKALGRGGFGITFLARDVSLPGSPLCVIKQLCPKMDNPAVLKRASERFEREAKTLSQLGSHASIPRLLDYFQVEGEFYLVQEYVRGYTLAKQVKQNGPFSELAVKHFLRELLPILGYVHQQQVIHRDIKPPNLIRCEDDGRLVLIDFGAVKERIVEAGETTHKTATTQFVGTVGFAPPEQLALRPTYASDLYAVGVTCLYMLTGKPPMEFEYDAYTGEMLWEDYVHVSDHFGKILAKLLRVSLRDRYTSVEQVQRALDLEPYLDNLADCMNVNRRLSASGAAEAVVEPAPRFSPFAQTAQQIRQWRSRLQQRQQGQTWNNGELVSSGFWG is encoded by the coding sequence ATGATGGCGTCCTCCACCACCCCCCTAAATGCAGCCCGATCCTCCCGGCAACTGCTAACTCAGCCCGGCCAGCTTTGCCAAAATAGCCAACTGTTTCGCGATCGCTATCAGGTGCTGAAGGCCCTCGGACGCGGCGGTTTTGGCATCACCTTCTTGGCACGAGACGTGTCGCTGCCCGGCAGCCCCCTCTGCGTTATCAAGCAGCTTTGCCCCAAGATGGACAACCCCGCCGTGCTAAAGCGGGCCTCTGAACGGTTCGAGCGGGAAGCCAAGACCCTCAGCCAGTTGGGCAGCCACGCGAGTATTCCCCGCCTGCTGGATTACTTTCAGGTAGAAGGTGAGTTTTATCTGGTTCAGGAATACGTGCGGGGATATACCCTAGCGAAGCAGGTCAAGCAAAACGGCCCCTTTTCGGAACTGGCCGTCAAGCACTTTTTGCGAGAATTGCTGCCGATTCTGGGCTACGTCCACCAGCAGCAGGTGATCCATCGCGACATCAAGCCGCCCAACCTGATTCGCTGCGAAGACGACGGGCGGCTGGTGCTGATTGATTTTGGCGCAGTAAAAGAGCGGATTGTGGAAGCTGGCGAAACCACCCACAAAACTGCAACGACGCAGTTTGTGGGCACAGTGGGTTTTGCGCCGCCAGAGCAGCTTGCCCTGCGCCCCACCTACGCCAGCGACCTATACGCGGTCGGTGTGACCTGCCTGTATATGCTGACGGGCAAGCCGCCAATGGAGTTTGAGTATGACGCTTACACAGGCGAAATGCTCTGGGAAGACTACGTTCACGTCAGCGACCACTTTGGCAAAATTCTGGCTAAGCTGCTGCGGGTGTCGCTGCGCGATCGCTATACGTCGGTCGAGCAGGTGCAGCGAGCGCTTGACCTGGAGCCATACCTAGACAACCTGGCCGACTGCATGAACGTCAACCGCCGCCTGTCGGCTTCGGGGGCTGCGGAAGCGGTCGTTGAGCCTGCGCCCCGGTTTTCGCCCTTTGCCCAGACCGCCCAGCAGATTCGCCAGTGGCGATCGCGCCTCCAGCAGCGCCAGCAGGGACAAACCTGGAACAATGGCGAACTGGTTAGCTCCGGTTTTTGGGGCTGA
- a CDS encoding YbaB/EbfC family nucleoid-associated protein — MTKGQGFGGFGLGKMKELTEAFKKAQQVQEGAKRLQEELEVMEIEGEAGGGLVKVVLSGNQEPRRVEITKDAMGEGPEVLADLVLAAAKDAYNKSTATMRERMEELTGGLNLPGLG, encoded by the coding sequence ATGACCAAAGGACAGGGATTCGGCGGCTTTGGACTCGGCAAAATGAAAGAGCTGACCGAAGCGTTCAAAAAAGCTCAGCAGGTGCAGGAGGGTGCAAAGCGCCTGCAAGAGGAGCTAGAAGTCATGGAAATTGAAGGTGAAGCAGGCGGCGGGCTGGTGAAGGTGGTGCTGAGCGGCAACCAAGAGCCTCGCCGAGTCGAGATTACGAAAGACGCAATGGGCGAGGGCCCAGAGGTGCTGGCCGATCTGGTGCTGGCGGCGGCCAAAGATGCCTACAACAAGTCCACCGCCACCATGCGTGAGCGGATGGAAGAATTAACAGGCGGGCTGAATCTGCCTGGGCTGGGCTAG
- the tftA gene encoding hormogonium tapered terminus morphoprotein TftA, which yields MGRIFISAGHGGTEGAGIDPGIVVAGTTEAREMILTRDLIVAELRARGLEVLSVPDDLSMAQTLAWINARAQNLDVALEIHADASPNPSVRGATVFYIPTNSQRKAHAELLLLALLRRVPQLPNRGAKPDTDSGTGSLAFCRQLIVPSLLMNVGFLTSPEDRSILQNQRRNLALGIADGLSSWSRAVAGLPPDPGGETYPSISININGGLYDERGIIVNGNAFIPADLVDRLGIDISQSPDIRRVTYRNIVYVRAVELRPFNVSVTWDAATRTVILQNSGICPGQIDRIMGLGQTSELQLRMFLKNNNEAGLNQFPDLPRLYREEGSVEGVNYDLAFCQMCVETSFLQFGSTIQPGQNNFGGLGDAAGSPSGASFPSARIGVRAHIQHLKAYGSTAPLVQGLVDPRFRFVARGVAPLVGQLSGRWSADPQYGDKIMALVRRLYESAGIL from the coding sequence ATGGGACGGATTTTTATCTCTGCGGGGCATGGCGGCACAGAAGGCGCGGGCATCGACCCCGGCATTGTGGTAGCAGGCACAACGGAGGCGCGGGAGATGATCCTGACCCGCGACCTGATTGTGGCCGAACTGCGGGCGCGGGGGCTGGAGGTGCTGTCCGTGCCGGACGACCTGAGCATGGCCCAGACCCTCGCGTGGATCAACGCGCGGGCGCAAAACCTGGATGTGGCGCTGGAAATCCACGCCGATGCCTCCCCCAACCCCTCCGTGCGCGGCGCAACCGTGTTCTACATCCCCACCAACAGCCAGCGCAAAGCCCACGCGGAACTGCTGCTGCTGGCGCTGCTGCGGCGCGTTCCCCAACTGCCCAATCGCGGCGCAAAGCCCGACACCGATTCAGGGACAGGCAGCCTTGCCTTCTGCCGTCAGTTGATCGTTCCCTCGCTGCTGATGAATGTCGGCTTTCTCACGAGTCCAGAAGACCGCAGCATTTTGCAAAACCAGCGGCGCAACCTGGCACTGGGCATTGCCGACGGACTCTCGTCCTGGAGCCGGGCCGTGGCGGGTCTGCCCCCCGACCCCGGCGGCGAAACCTACCCCAGCATCAGTATCAATATCAACGGCGGACTATATGACGAGCGCGGCATTATCGTCAACGGCAATGCCTTTATTCCCGCCGATCTGGTCGATCGCCTGGGCATTGATATCAGCCAGTCGCCCGACATCCGGCGTGTCACCTATCGCAATATTGTCTACGTGCGGGCGGTGGAACTGCGACCCTTTAATGTGTCTGTCACCTGGGACGCGGCCACGCGCACCGTGATCTTGCAAAACTCTGGCATCTGTCCGGGGCAAATCGACCGGATTATGGGCCTTGGGCAGACCTCAGAACTGCAACTGCGGATGTTTTTGAAGAATAATAACGAGGCCGGGCTGAACCAGTTTCCCGACCTGCCGCGCCTCTACCGCGAAGAGGGCAGCGTGGAGGGCGTGAACTATGACCTCGCCTTTTGCCAGATGTGCGTTGAGACGAGCTTTTTGCAATTTGGCAGCACGATCCAGCCAGGACAAAACAACTTTGGTGGGTTGGGCGACGCGGCGGGCAGCCCCAGCGGTGCGTCTTTTCCCAGCGCTCGTATTGGCGTGCGGGCCCACATTCAGCACCTCAAGGCCTACGGCAGCACGGCTCCGCTGGTGCAGGGGCTAGTCGATCCGCGCTTTCGATTTGTGGCGCGGGGGGTTGCGCCGCTGGTAGGGCAGCTCAGCGGGCGCTGGTCCGCCGACCCGCAGTATGGCGACAAGATTATGGCGCTGGTGCGGCGGCTGTATGAGTCGGCGGGAATTTTGTAG